One Xyrauchen texanus isolate HMW12.3.18 chromosome 2, RBS_HiC_50CHRs, whole genome shotgun sequence genomic window carries:
- the LOC127618125 gene encoding gamma-aminobutyric acid receptor-associated protein, with amino-acid sequence MKFQYKEEHPFEKRRSEGEKIRKKYPDRVPVIVEKAPKARIGDLDKKKYLVPSDLTVGQFYFLIRKRIHLRAEDALFFFVNNVIPPTSATMGQLYQEHHEEDFFLYIAYSDESVYGE; translated from the exons ATGAAGTTCCAATACAAAGAAGAGCATCCATTTGAAAAGCGGCGGTCAGAGGGAGAGAAGATCAGGAAGAAATACCCAGACAGGGTGCCT GTAATTGTGGAAAAAGCTCCTAAAGCCAGAATAGGGGACCTAGACAAGAAGAAATATCTTGTCCCTTCTGATCTGACAG tGGGCCAGTTTTACTTTCTCATCCGAAAACGAATTCACCTGAGAGCTGAGGATGCACTCTTCTTCTTCGTAAACAATGTCATTCCCCCTACCTCTGCCACCATGGGCCAGCTCTACCAG GAGCATCATGAAGAAGATTTCTTCCTTTACATTGCCTACAGTGATGAGAGTGTGTACGGAGAATAG